A stretch of Desulfobaccales bacterium DNA encodes these proteins:
- the serS gene encoding serine--tRNA ligase — MLDLRFVREHPELVEQALKNRGLDLSLSEFLEKDAARRAALTELESLRHERNTLSEQVGRLKKAGQHGEAEGIIRRVKEINQHIKELEERVEAFEPWVREFLLGLPNLPHESVPVGASAEDNPVRHTWGEPPRFDFEPKPHWDIGEALGILDFERAAKITGSRFALLKGAGALMERALINFMLDLHTRKHGYTEVWPPFMTNRAAMIGTGQLPKFEADLFKLEGWDYFLVPTAEVPVTNIHREEILRAEDLPLRYTAYTPCFRSEAGSYGKDVRGLIRQHQFDKVELVKFSLPETSFDELEGLLADAEEVLQELGLHYRVVELCTGDLGFAAAKTYDIEVWLPGQGLYREISSCSNFTDYQARRAGIRFRRPGGHGTELVHTLNGSGLAVGRTMVAILENCQQADGSVVIPEKLRPYMGGMARISR; from the coding sequence ATGCTGGACCTGCGCTTTGTCCGGGAGCATCCGGAGCTGGTGGAGCAGGCGCTGAAAAACCGGGGCCTGGACCTTTCCTTGAGCGAGTTCCTGGAAAAGGACGCCGCCCGCCGGGCCGCCCTGACGGAGCTGGAGAGCCTGCGCCATGAACGCAACACCCTCTCGGAGCAGGTGGGCCGCCTGAAGAAAGCCGGCCAGCATGGAGAGGCGGAGGGGATCATCCGCCGGGTCAAGGAGATCAACCAGCATATCAAGGAATTGGAGGAGCGGGTGGAGGCCTTCGAGCCCTGGGTGCGGGAGTTTCTCCTCGGGCTCCCCAACCTGCCCCATGAGTCGGTGCCCGTCGGGGCCTCCGCCGAGGACAACCCGGTGCGGCATACCTGGGGGGAGCCGCCCCGCTTTGATTTTGAGCCCAAGCCCCACTGGGATATAGGCGAGGCCCTGGGAATCCTGGATTTCGAGCGGGCCGCCAAGATCACCGGCTCGCGCTTCGCCCTGCTCAAAGGCGCGGGCGCCCTGATGGAGCGGGCCCTTATCAACTTCATGCTGGACCTGCACACCCGCAAACACGGCTACACCGAGGTCTGGCCGCCCTTCATGACCAACCGGGCCGCCATGATCGGCACCGGGCAGCTCCCCAAATTCGAGGCCGACCTCTTCAAGCTGGAGGGTTGGGATTATTTTCTGGTGCCCACCGCCGAGGTGCCGGTGACCAACATCCACCGGGAGGAGATCCTGAGGGCCGAGGATCTGCCCCTGCGTTACACCGCCTACACTCCCTGCTTCCGCTCTGAGGCGGGGTCCTATGGCAAGGATGTGCGGGGCCTCATCCGCCAGCACCAGTTCGACAAGGTGGAGCTGGTGAAATTTTCCCTGCCGGAGACCTCTTTTGACGAACTGGAGGGTCTCTTGGCCGACGCCGAGGAGGTGCTGCAGGAGCTGGGGCTGCACTACCGGGTGGTGGAGCTGTGCACCGGGGATTTGGGCTTTGCCGCGGCCAAGACCTACGACATCGAGGTCTGGCTGCCGGGCCAGGGGCTGTATCGGGAGATCTCTTCCTGCAGCAACTTCACAGATTACCAGGCCCGGCGGGCCGGCATCCGCTTCCGGCGCCCCGGGGGCCACGGCACCGAGCTGGTGCACACCTTGAACGGCTCCGGCCTGGCGGTGGGCCGCACCATGGTGGCCATCCTGGAGAATTGCCAGCAGGCGGACGGCAGCGTGGTGATCCCGGAAAAACTCCGGCCATACATGGGCGGCATGGCGCGGATCAGCCGCTGA
- a CDS encoding prephenate dehydrogenase/arogenate dehydrogenase family protein, protein MTPTIALIGGAGQMGRWLERFFSARGFPVLISDVDAGLSAPEAAAQADVVILCVPIPVVSEVAREVGPHLKPEAVLMDIASVKQRPVTAMLEAFPGEVVGTHPLFGPGEPDIRGLTVVLCPGRGERWLRWLKELLEEAGARVRVTSAREHDRLMSVVQGLAHFILIALGATLRQMGVTEEDVADFATPTFGTLLGLTRKLLSQDAKLYACIQVQNPANRLALRAFNEAVEDILYYIQRQDVAGLVRLLEEIK, encoded by the coding sequence ATGACCCCCACCATCGCCCTCATCGGCGGCGCCGGCCAGATGGGCCGCTGGCTGGAGCGCTTCTTCAGCGCCCGGGGCTTCCCGGTGCTCATCTCTGATGTGGATGCCGGCCTCAGCGCCCCGGAGGCCGCTGCCCAAGCCGACGTGGTCATCCTCTGCGTCCCCATCCCTGTGGTGTCTGAGGTGGCCCGGGAAGTGGGGCCGCACCTCAAGCCTGAGGCGGTGCTCATGGACATCGCCTCGGTGAAGCAGCGCCCCGTGACGGCCATGCTGGAGGCCTTCCCCGGGGAGGTGGTGGGCACCCACCCCCTGTTTGGCCCTGGGGAGCCGGATATCCGGGGGCTCACCGTGGTCCTGTGCCCCGGCCGGGGCGAACGCTGGCTCCGCTGGCTCAAGGAACTCCTGGAGGAGGCGGGCGCCCGGGTGCGGGTCACCAGCGCCCGGGAACACGACCGCCTCATGAGCGTGGTGCAAGGGCTGGCCCACTTCATTCTCATCGCCCTGGGGGCCACCCTGCGGCAGATGGGGGTGACGGAAGAGGATGTGGCCGATTTCGCCACCCCCACCTTCGGGACGCTTTTGGGCCTCACCCGCAAGCTCCTGAGCCAGGACGCCAAGCTCTATGCCTGCATTCAGGTGCAGAACCCGGCCAACCGCCTAGCCCTGAGGGCCTTCAACGAAGCGGTGGAGGACATTCTTTACTACATCCAGCGCCAGGACGTGGCCGGGCTGGTGCGGCTGCTGGAAGAAATAAAATGA